From Doryrhamphus excisus isolate RoL2022-K1 chromosome 22, RoL_Dexc_1.0, whole genome shotgun sequence, one genomic window encodes:
- the LOC131109758 gene encoding histidine-rich glycoprotein-like isoform X28 — translation MEMAWLLLVLVHTILVGKGLCWTADSKSNSGLQKGGKLVVSPNDSIKRAFEFLQSMESMLDKHVKEVQVETKEVETGALLGLGSVFQVKKLKGLNTMTQSFEHISKVHNDTDHSENSDQHNTSHYNDMAHSLTLDYLNYNSSYDYDMASSVTSDHHDNSSHHDDMGHSLTLDYLNYNSSDDDNMAPSVTFDDHHDNSSHHMGHSETFDDHHHNSSHHDDMDHSLTLDYLNYNSSDADDDMAPSETFDDHHDNSSHHMGHSVPFDDHHHNSSHHMAPSVTFDDHHDNSSHHMGHSVTFDDDHHHNSSHHDDMDHSLTLDYLNYNSSDADDDMAPSETFDDHHDNSSHHMGHSETFDDHHHNNSGHHDDLDHSETFDDHHNNSSHHMGHSETFDDHHHNSSHHAMGHSETFDDHHDNSSHHMGHSETFDDHHDNSSHHMAPSVTFDDHHHNSSHHAMGHSETFDHHDNSSHHDMGHSVTFDDHHDNSSHHDDMGHSLTLDYLNYNSSHDDYVDHSETLDYMADLEKDHKVTSSYNVSSNQSSSVVEDHSDSKGQVHQDNATV, via the exons ATGGAGATGGCGTGGCTTCTACTTGTCCTGGTGCACACGATCTTGGTTGGCAAAG GCCTGTGTTGGACAGCAGATAGCAAGTCAAACAGTGGACTTCAGAAAGGAGGCAAGTTGG TTGTGTCCCCCAATGACTCGATTAAAAGGGCTTTTGAATTTCTCCAGTCTATGGAGTCCATGTTGGACAAGCATgttaaagaag TACAAGTGGAAACCAAAGAAGTGGAAACTGGTGCATTGCTTGGCTTGGGAAGTGTTTTCCAAGTGAAGAAACTGAAAGGACTCAACACGATGACTCAGTCATTTGAGCACATCTCCAAGGTCCACAATGACACGGACCACAGTGAGAACTCTGACCAACACAACACGAGCCACTATAATGACATGGCCCACAGCCTGACCCTAGACTACCTAAATTACAACTCCAGTTATGACTATGACATGGCCTCCAGTGTGACCTCTGACCACCATGACAACTCGAGTCACCATGATGACATGGGCCACAGCCTGACCCTAGACTACCTAAATTACAACTCTAGTGATGACGACAACATGGCCCCCAGTGTGACTTTTGATGACCACCACGACAACTCGAGCCACCATATGGGCCACAGTGAGACCTTTGATGACCACCACCACAACTCGAGCCACCATGATGACATGGACCACAGCCTGACCCTAGACTACCTAAATTACAACTCTAGTGATGCTGATGATGACATGGCCCCCAGTGAAACCTTTGATGACCACCACGACAACTCGAGCCACCATATGGGCCACAGTGTGCCCTTTGATGACCACCACCACAACTCGAGCCACCAT ATGGCCCCCAGTGTGACTTTTGATGACCACCACGACAACTCAAGCCACCATATGGGCCACAGTGTGACCTTTGATgacgaccaccaccacaacTCGAGCCACCATGATGACATGGACCACAGCCTGACCCTAGACTACCTAAATTACAACTCTAGTGATGCTGATGATGACATGGCACCCAGTGAGACCTTTGATGACCACCACGACAACTCAAGCCACCATATGGGCCACAGTGAGACCTTTGATGACCACCACCACAACAACTCGGGCCACCATGATGACTTGGACCACAGCGAGACCTTTGATGACCACCACAACAACTCGAGCCACCATATGGGCCACAGTGAGACCTTTGATGACCACCACCACAACTCGAGTCACCATGCTATGGGCCACAGTGAGAC CTTTGATGACCACCACGACAACTCAAGCCACCATATGGGCCACAGTGAGAC TTTTGATGACCACCACGACAACTCGAGCCACCATATGGCCCCCAGTGTGACTTTTGATGACCACCACCACAACTCGAGTCACCATGCTATGGGCCACAGTGAGAC CTTTGACCACCATGACAACTCAAGCCACCATGATATGGGCCACAGTGTGACCTTTGATGACCACCATGACAACTCGAGCCACCACGATGACATGGGCCACAGCCTGACCCTAGACTACCTAAATTACAACTCTAGTCATGATGACTACGTGGACCACAGTGAGACCTTGGACTACATGGCGGACTTGGAAAAGGACCACAAGGTGACCTCCAGTTACAATGTATCAAGCAATCAGAGCAGCAGTGTGGTGGAGGATCACAGTGACTCTAAGGGCCAAGTTCACCAGGACAACGCAACTGTTTAA
- the LOC131109758 gene encoding histidine-rich glycoprotein-like isoform X29, which translates to MEMAWLLLVLVHTILVGKGLCWTADSKSNSGLQKGGKLVVSPNDSIKRAFEFLQSMESMLDKHVKEVQVETKEVETGALLGLGSVFQVKKLKGLNTMTQSFEHISKVHNDTDHSENSDQHNTSHYNDMAHSLTLDYLNYNSSYDYDMASSVTSDHHDNSSHHDDMGHSLTLDYLNYNSSDDDNMAPSVTFDDHHDNSSHHMGHSETFDDHHHNSSHHDDMDHSLTLDYLNYNSSDADDDMAPSETFDDHHDNSSHHMGHSVPFDDHHHNSSHHMAPSVTFDDHHDNSSHHMGHSVTFDDDHHHNSSHHDDMDHSLTLDYLNYNSSDADDDMAPSETFDDHHDNSSHHMGHSETFDDHHHNNSGHHDDLDHSETFDDHHNSSHHDDVDHSLTLDYLNYNSSRDDDDMAPSVTFDDHHDNSSHHMAPSVTFDDHHHNSSHHAMGHSETFDHHDNSSHHDMGHSVTFDDHHDNSSHHDDMGHSLTLDYLNYNSSHDDYVDHSETLDYMADLEKDHKVTSSYNVSSNQSSSVVEDHSDSKGQVHQDNATV; encoded by the exons ATGGAGATGGCGTGGCTTCTACTTGTCCTGGTGCACACGATCTTGGTTGGCAAAG GCCTGTGTTGGACAGCAGATAGCAAGTCAAACAGTGGACTTCAGAAAGGAGGCAAGTTGG TTGTGTCCCCCAATGACTCGATTAAAAGGGCTTTTGAATTTCTCCAGTCTATGGAGTCCATGTTGGACAAGCATgttaaagaag TACAAGTGGAAACCAAAGAAGTGGAAACTGGTGCATTGCTTGGCTTGGGAAGTGTTTTCCAAGTGAAGAAACTGAAAGGACTCAACACGATGACTCAGTCATTTGAGCACATCTCCAAGGTCCACAATGACACGGACCACAGTGAGAACTCTGACCAACACAACACGAGCCACTATAATGACATGGCCCACAGCCTGACCCTAGACTACCTAAATTACAACTCCAGTTATGACTATGACATGGCCTCCAGTGTGACCTCTGACCACCATGACAACTCGAGTCACCATGATGACATGGGCCACAGCCTGACCCTAGACTACCTAAATTACAACTCTAGTGATGACGACAACATGGCCCCCAGTGTGACTTTTGATGACCACCACGACAACTCGAGCCACCATATGGGCCACAGTGAGACCTTTGATGACCACCACCACAACTCGAGCCACCATGATGACATGGACCACAGCCTGACCCTAGACTACCTAAATTACAACTCTAGTGATGCTGATGATGACATGGCCCCCAGTGAAACCTTTGATGACCACCACGACAACTCGAGCCACCATATGGGCCACAGTGTGCCCTTTGATGACCACCACCACAACTCGAGCCACCAT ATGGCCCCCAGTGTGACTTTTGATGACCACCACGACAACTCAAGCCACCATATGGGCCACAGTGTGACCTTTGATgacgaccaccaccacaacTCGAGCCACCATGATGACATGGACCACAGCCTGACCCTAGACTACCTAAATTACAACTCTAGTGATGCTGATGATGACATGGCACCCAGTGAGACCTTTGATGACCACCACGACAACTCAAGCCACCATATGGGCCACAGTGAGACCTTTGATGACCACCACCACAACAACTCGGGCCACCATGATGACTTGGACCACAGCGAGAC CTTTGATGACCACCACAACTCGAGCCACCATGATGACGTGGACCACAGCCTGACCCTAGACTACCTAAATTACAACTCTAgtcgtgatgatgatgacatggcCCCCAGTGTGACTTTTGATGACCACCACGACAACTCGAGCCACCATATGGCCCCCAGTGTGACTTTTGATGACCACCACCACAACTCGAGTCACCATGCTATGGGCCACAGTGAGAC CTTTGACCACCATGACAACTCAAGCCACCATGATATGGGCCACAGTGTGACCTTTGATGACCACCATGACAACTCGAGCCACCACGATGACATGGGCCACAGCCTGACCCTAGACTACCTAAATTACAACTCTAGTCATGATGACTACGTGGACCACAGTGAGACCTTGGACTACATGGCGGACTTGGAAAAGGACCACAAGGTGACCTCCAGTTACAATGTATCAAGCAATCAGAGCAGCAGTGTGGTGGAGGATCACAGTGACTCTAAGGGCCAAGTTCACCAGGACAACGCAACTGTTTAA
- the LOC131109758 gene encoding GATA zinc finger domain-containing protein 14-like isoform X18: MEMAWLLLVLVHTILVGKGLCWTADSKSNSGLQKGGKLVVSPNDSIKRAFEFLQSMESMLDKHVKEVQVETKEVETGALLGLGSVFQVKKLKGLNTMTQSFEHISKVHNDTDHSENSDQHNTSHYNDMAHSLTLDYLNYNSSYDYDMASSVTSDHHDNSSHHDDMGHSLTLDYLNYNSSDDDNMAPSVTFDDHHDNSSHHMGHSETFDDHHHNSSHHDDMDHSLTLDYLNYNSSDADDDMAPSETFDDHHDNSSHHMGHSVPFDDHHHNSSHHMAPSVTFDDHHDNSSHHMGHSVTFDDDHHHNSSHHDDMDHSLTLDYLNYNSSDADDDMAPSETFDDHHDNSSHHMGHSETFDDHHHNNSGHHDDLDHSETFDDHHNNSSHHMGHSETFDDHHHNSSHHAMGHSETFDDHHDNSSHHMGHSETFDDHHNSSHHDDVDHSLTLDYLNYNSSRDDDDMAPSVTFDDHHDNSSHHMAPSVTFDDHHHNSSHHAMGHSETFDHHDNSSHHDMGHSVTFDDHHDNSSHHDDMGHSLTLDYLNYNSSHDDYVDHSETLDYMADLEKDHKVTSSYNVSSNQSSSVVEDHSDSKGQVHQDNATV, from the exons ATGGAGATGGCGTGGCTTCTACTTGTCCTGGTGCACACGATCTTGGTTGGCAAAG GCCTGTGTTGGACAGCAGATAGCAAGTCAAACAGTGGACTTCAGAAAGGAGGCAAGTTGG TTGTGTCCCCCAATGACTCGATTAAAAGGGCTTTTGAATTTCTCCAGTCTATGGAGTCCATGTTGGACAAGCATgttaaagaag TACAAGTGGAAACCAAAGAAGTGGAAACTGGTGCATTGCTTGGCTTGGGAAGTGTTTTCCAAGTGAAGAAACTGAAAGGACTCAACACGATGACTCAGTCATTTGAGCACATCTCCAAGGTCCACAATGACACGGACCACAGTGAGAACTCTGACCAACACAACACGAGCCACTATAATGACATGGCCCACAGCCTGACCCTAGACTACCTAAATTACAACTCCAGTTATGACTATGACATGGCCTCCAGTGTGACCTCTGACCACCATGACAACTCGAGTCACCATGATGACATGGGCCACAGCCTGACCCTAGACTACCTAAATTACAACTCTAGTGATGACGACAACATGGCCCCCAGTGTGACTTTTGATGACCACCACGACAACTCGAGCCACCATATGGGCCACAGTGAGACCTTTGATGACCACCACCACAACTCGAGCCACCATGATGACATGGACCACAGCCTGACCCTAGACTACCTAAATTACAACTCTAGTGATGCTGATGATGACATGGCCCCCAGTGAAACCTTTGATGACCACCACGACAACTCGAGCCACCATATGGGCCACAGTGTGCCCTTTGATGACCACCACCACAACTCGAGCCACCAT ATGGCCCCCAGTGTGACTTTTGATGACCACCACGACAACTCAAGCCACCATATGGGCCACAGTGTGACCTTTGATgacgaccaccaccacaacTCGAGCCACCATGATGACATGGACCACAGCCTGACCCTAGACTACCTAAATTACAACTCTAGTGATGCTGATGATGACATGGCACCCAGTGAGACCTTTGATGACCACCACGACAACTCAAGCCACCATATGGGCCACAGTGAGACCTTTGATGACCACCACCACAACAACTCGGGCCACCATGATGACTTGGACCACAGCGAGACCTTTGATGACCACCACAACAACTCGAGCCACCATATGGGCCACAGTGAGACCTTTGATGACCACCACCACAACTCGAGTCACCATGCTATGGGCCACAGTGAGAC CTTTGATGACCACCACGACAACTCGAGCCACCATATGGGCCACAGTGAGACCTTTGATGACCACCACAACTCGAGCCACCATGATGACGTGGACCACAGCCTGACCCTAGACTACCTAAATTACAACTCTAgtcgtgatgatgatgacatggcCCCCAGTGTGACTTTTGATGACCACCACGACAACTCGAGCCACCATATGGCCCCCAGTGTGACTTTTGATGACCACCACCACAACTCGAGTCACCATGCTATGGGCCACAGTGAGAC CTTTGACCACCATGACAACTCAAGCCACCATGATATGGGCCACAGTGTGACCTTTGATGACCACCATGACAACTCGAGCCACCACGATGACATGGGCCACAGCCTGACCCTAGACTACCTAAATTACAACTCTAGTCATGATGACTACGTGGACCACAGTGAGACCTTGGACTACATGGCGGACTTGGAAAAGGACCACAAGGTGACCTCCAGTTACAATGTATCAAGCAATCAGAGCAGCAGTGTGGTGGAGGATCACAGTGACTCTAAGGGCCAAGTTCACCAGGACAACGCAACTGTTTAA
- the LOC131109758 gene encoding histidine-rich glycoprotein-like isoform X24: MEMAWLLLVLVHTILVGKGLCWTADSKSNSGLQKGGKLVVSPNDSIKRAFEFLQSMESMLDKHVKEVQVETKEVETGALLGLGSVFQVKKLKGLNTMTQSFEHISKVHNDTDHSENSDQHNTSHYNDMAHSLTLDYLNYNSSYDYDMASSVTSDHHDNSSHHDDMGHSLTLDYLNYNSSDDDNMAPSVTFDDHHDNSSHHMGHSETFDDDHHHNSSHHDDMDHSLTLDYLNYNSSDADDDMAPSETFDDHHDNSSHHMGHSETFDDHHHNNSGHHDDLDHSETFDDHHNNSSHHMGHSETFDDHHHNSSHHAMGHSETFDDHHDNSSHHMGHSETFDDHHHNNSSHHDDMDHSLTLDYLNYNSSDADDDMAPSETFDDHHDNSSHHMGHSETFDDHHNSSHHDDVDHSLTLDYLNYNSSRDDDDMAPSVTFDDHHDNSSHHMAPSVTFDDHHHNSSHHAMGHSETFDHHDNSSHHDMGHSVTFDDHHDNSSHHDDMGHSLTLDYLNYNSSHDDYVDHSETLDYMADLEKDHKVTSSYNVSSNQSSSVVEDHSDSKGQVHQDNATV, encoded by the exons ATGGAGATGGCGTGGCTTCTACTTGTCCTGGTGCACACGATCTTGGTTGGCAAAG GCCTGTGTTGGACAGCAGATAGCAAGTCAAACAGTGGACTTCAGAAAGGAGGCAAGTTGG TTGTGTCCCCCAATGACTCGATTAAAAGGGCTTTTGAATTTCTCCAGTCTATGGAGTCCATGTTGGACAAGCATgttaaagaag TACAAGTGGAAACCAAAGAAGTGGAAACTGGTGCATTGCTTGGCTTGGGAAGTGTTTTCCAAGTGAAGAAACTGAAAGGACTCAACACGATGACTCAGTCATTTGAGCACATCTCCAAGGTCCACAATGACACGGACCACAGTGAGAACTCTGACCAACACAACACGAGCCACTATAATGACATGGCCCACAGCCTGACCCTAGACTACCTAAATTACAACTCCAGTTATGACTATGACATGGCCTCCAGTGTGACCTCTGACCACCATGACAACTCGAGTCACCATGATGACATGGGCCACAGCCTGACCCTAGACTACCTAAATTACAACTCTAGTGATGACGACAACATGGCCCCCAGTGTGACTTTTGATGACCACCACGACAACTCGAGCCACCATATGGGCCACAGTGAGAC CTTTGATgacgaccaccaccacaacTCGAGCCACCATGATGACATGGACCACAGCCTGACCCTAGACTACCTAAATTACAACTCTAGTGATGCTGATGATGACATGGCACCCAGTGAGACCTTTGATGACCACCACGACAACTCAAGCCACCATATGGGCCACAGTGAGACCTTTGATGACCACCACCACAACAACTCGGGCCACCATGATGACTTGGACCACAGCGAGACCTTTGATGACCACCACAACAACTCGAGCCACCATATGGGCCACAGTGAGACCTTTGATGACCACCACCACAACTCGAGTCACCATGCTATGGGCCACAGTGAGAC CTTTGATGACCACCACGACAACTCAAGCCACCATATGGGCCACAGTGAGACCTTTGATGACCACCACCACAACAACTCGAGCCACCATGATGACATGGACCACAGCCTGACCCTAGACTACCTAAATTACAACTCTAGTGATGCTGATGATGACATGGCCCCCAGTGAGACCTTTGATGACCACCACGACAACTCGAGCCACCATATGGGCCACAGTGAGACCTTTGATGACCACCACAACTCGAGCCACCATGATGACGTGGACCACAGCCTGACCCTAGACTACCTAAATTACAACTCTAgtcgtgatgatgatgacatggcCCCCAGTGTGACTTTTGATGACCACCACGACAACTCGAGCCACCATATGGCCCCCAGTGTGACTTTTGATGACCACCACCACAACTCGAGTCACCATGCTATGGGCCACAGTGAGAC CTTTGACCACCATGACAACTCAAGCCACCATGATATGGGCCACAGTGTGACCTTTGATGACCACCATGACAACTCGAGCCACCACGATGACATGGGCCACAGCCTGACCCTAGACTACCTAAATTACAACTCTAGTCATGATGACTACGTGGACCACAGTGAGACCTTGGACTACATGGCGGACTTGGAAAAGGACCACAAGGTGACCTCCAGTTACAATGTATCAAGCAATCAGAGCAGCAGTGTGGTGGAGGATCACAGTGACTCTAAGGGCCAAGTTCACCAGGACAACGCAACTGTTTAA
- the LOC131109758 gene encoding histidine-rich glycoprotein-like isoform X27, with amino-acid sequence MEMAWLLLVLVHTILVGKGLCWTADSKSNSGLQKGGKLVVSPNDSIKRAFEFLQSMESMLDKHVKEVQVETKEVETGALLGLGSVFQVKKLKGLNTMTQSFEHISKVHNDTDHSENSDQHNTSHYNDMAHSLTLDYLNYNSSYDYDMASSVTSDHHDNSSHHDDMGHSLTLDYLNYNSSDDDNMAPSVTFDDHHDNSSHHMGHSETFDDHHHNSSHHDDMDHSLTLDYLNYNSSDADDDMAPSETFDDHHDNSSHHMGHSVPFDDHHHNSSHHMAPSVTFDDHHDNSSHHMGHSVTFDDDHHHNSSHHDDMDHSLTLDYLNYNSSDADDDMAPSETFDDHHDNSSHHMGHSETFDDHHHNNSGHHDDLDHSETFDDHHNNSSHHMGHSETFDDHHHNSSHHAMGHSETFDDHHDNSSHHMGHSETFDDHHDNSSHHMAPSVTFDDHHHNSSHHAMGHSETFDHHDNSSHHDMGHSVTFDDHHDNSSHHDDMGHSLTLDYLNYNSSHDDYVDHSETLDYMADLEKDHKVTSSYNVSSNQSSSVVEDHSDSKGQVHQDNATV; translated from the exons ATGGAGATGGCGTGGCTTCTACTTGTCCTGGTGCACACGATCTTGGTTGGCAAAG GCCTGTGTTGGACAGCAGATAGCAAGTCAAACAGTGGACTTCAGAAAGGAGGCAAGTTGG TTGTGTCCCCCAATGACTCGATTAAAAGGGCTTTTGAATTTCTCCAGTCTATGGAGTCCATGTTGGACAAGCATgttaaagaag TACAAGTGGAAACCAAAGAAGTGGAAACTGGTGCATTGCTTGGCTTGGGAAGTGTTTTCCAAGTGAAGAAACTGAAAGGACTCAACACGATGACTCAGTCATTTGAGCACATCTCCAAGGTCCACAATGACACGGACCACAGTGAGAACTCTGACCAACACAACACGAGCCACTATAATGACATGGCCCACAGCCTGACCCTAGACTACCTAAATTACAACTCCAGTTATGACTATGACATGGCCTCCAGTGTGACCTCTGACCACCATGACAACTCGAGTCACCATGATGACATGGGCCACAGCCTGACCCTAGACTACCTAAATTACAACTCTAGTGATGACGACAACATGGCCCCCAGTGTGACTTTTGATGACCACCACGACAACTCGAGCCACCATATGGGCCACAGTGAGACCTTTGATGACCACCACCACAACTCGAGCCACCATGATGACATGGACCACAGCCTGACCCTAGACTACCTAAATTACAACTCTAGTGATGCTGATGATGACATGGCCCCCAGTGAAACCTTTGATGACCACCACGACAACTCGAGCCACCATATGGGCCACAGTGTGCCCTTTGATGACCACCACCACAACTCGAGCCACCAT ATGGCCCCCAGTGTGACTTTTGATGACCACCACGACAACTCAAGCCACCATATGGGCCACAGTGTGACCTTTGATgacgaccaccaccacaacTCGAGCCACCATGATGACATGGACCACAGCCTGACCCTAGACTACCTAAATTACAACTCTAGTGATGCTGATGATGACATGGCACCCAGTGAGACCTTTGATGACCACCACGACAACTCAAGCCACCATATGGGCCACAGTGAGACCTTTGATGACCACCACCACAACAACTCGGGCCACCATGATGACTTGGACCACAGCGAGACCTTTGATGACCACCACAACAACTCGAGCCACCATATGGGCCACAGTGAGACCTTTGATGACCACCACCACAACTCGAGTCACCATGCTATGGGCCACAGTGAGAC CTTTGATGACCACCACGACAACTCGAGCCACCATATGGGCCACAGTGAGAC TTTTGATGACCACCACGACAACTCGAGCCACCATATGGCCCCCAGTGTGACTTTTGATGACCACCACCACAACTCGAGTCACCATGCTATGGGCCACAGTGAGAC CTTTGACCACCATGACAACTCAAGCCACCATGATATGGGCCACAGTGTGACCTTTGATGACCACCATGACAACTCGAGCCACCACGATGACATGGGCCACAGCCTGACCCTAGACTACCTAAATTACAACTCTAGTCATGATGACTACGTGGACCACAGTGAGACCTTGGACTACATGGCGGACTTGGAAAAGGACCACAAGGTGACCTCCAGTTACAATGTATCAAGCAATCAGAGCAGCAGTGTGGTGGAGGATCACAGTGACTCTAAGGGCCAAGTTCACCAGGACAACGCAACTGTTTAA
- the LOC131109758 gene encoding GATA zinc finger domain-containing protein 14-like isoform X4, with amino-acid sequence MEMAWLLLVLVHTILVGKGLCWTADSKSNSGLQKGGKLVVSPNDSIKRAFEFLQSMESMLDKHVKEVQVETKEVETGALLGLGSVFQVKKLKGLNTMTQSFEHISKVHNDTDHSENSDQHNTSHYNDMAHSLTLDYLNYNSSYDYDMASSVTSDHHDNSSHHDDMGHSLTLDYLNYNSSDDDNMAPSVTFDDHHDNSSHHMGHSETFDDHHHNSSHHDDMDHSLTLDYLNYNSSDADDDMAPSETFDDHHDNSSHHMGHSVPFDDHHHNSSHHMAPSVTFDDHHDNSSHHMGHSVTFDDDHHHNSSHHDDMDHSLTLDYLNYNSSDADDDMAPSETFDDHHDNSSHHMGHSETFDDHHHNNSGHHDDLDHSETFDDHHNNSSHHMGHSETFDDHHHNSSHHAMGHSETFDDHHDNSSHHMGHSETFDDHHHNNSSHHDDMDHSLTLDYLNYNSSDADDDMAPSETFDDHHNSSHHDDVDHSLTLDYLNYNSSRDDDDMAPSVTFDDHHDNSSHHMAPSVTFDDHHHNSSHHAMGHSETFDHHDNSSHHDMGHSVTFDDHHDNSSHHDDMGHSLTLDYLNYNSSHDDYVDHSETLDYMADLEKDHKVTSSYNVSSNQSSSVVEDHSDSKGQVHQDNATV; translated from the exons ATGGAGATGGCGTGGCTTCTACTTGTCCTGGTGCACACGATCTTGGTTGGCAAAG GCCTGTGTTGGACAGCAGATAGCAAGTCAAACAGTGGACTTCAGAAAGGAGGCAAGTTGG TTGTGTCCCCCAATGACTCGATTAAAAGGGCTTTTGAATTTCTCCAGTCTATGGAGTCCATGTTGGACAAGCATgttaaagaag TACAAGTGGAAACCAAAGAAGTGGAAACTGGTGCATTGCTTGGCTTGGGAAGTGTTTTCCAAGTGAAGAAACTGAAAGGACTCAACACGATGACTCAGTCATTTGAGCACATCTCCAAGGTCCACAATGACACGGACCACAGTGAGAACTCTGACCAACACAACACGAGCCACTATAATGACATGGCCCACAGCCTGACCCTAGACTACCTAAATTACAACTCCAGTTATGACTATGACATGGCCTCCAGTGTGACCTCTGACCACCATGACAACTCGAGTCACCATGATGACATGGGCCACAGCCTGACCCTAGACTACCTAAATTACAACTCTAGTGATGACGACAACATGGCCCCCAGTGTGACTTTTGATGACCACCACGACAACTCGAGCCACCATATGGGCCACAGTGAGACCTTTGATGACCACCACCACAACTCGAGCCACCATGATGACATGGACCACAGCCTGACCCTAGACTACCTAAATTACAACTCTAGTGATGCTGATGATGACATGGCCCCCAGTGAAACCTTTGATGACCACCACGACAACTCGAGCCACCATATGGGCCACAGTGTGCCCTTTGATGACCACCACCACAACTCGAGCCACCAT ATGGCCCCCAGTGTGACTTTTGATGACCACCACGACAACTCAAGCCACCATATGGGCCACAGTGTGACCTTTGATgacgaccaccaccacaacTCGAGCCACCATGATGACATGGACCACAGCCTGACCCTAGACTACCTAAATTACAACTCTAGTGATGCTGATGATGACATGGCACCCAGTGAGACCTTTGATGACCACCACGACAACTCAAGCCACCATATGGGCCACAGTGAGACCTTTGATGACCACCACCACAACAACTCGGGCCACCATGATGACTTGGACCACAGCGAGACCTTTGATGACCACCACAACAACTCGAGCCACCATATGGGCCACAGTGAGACCTTTGATGACCACCACCACAACTCGAGTCACCATGCTATGGGCCACAGTGAGAC CTTTGATGACCACCACGACAACTCAAGCCACCATATGGGCCACAGTGAGACCTTTGATGACCACCACCACAACAACTCGAGCCACCATGATGACATGGACCACAGCCTGACCCTAGACTACCTAAATTACAACTCTAGTGATGCTGATGATGACATGGCCCCCAGTGAGAC CTTTGATGACCACCACAACTCGAGCCACCATGATGACGTGGACCACAGCCTGACCCTAGACTACCTAAATTACAACTCTAgtcgtgatgatgatgacatggcCCCCAGTGTGACTTTTGATGACCACCACGACAACTCGAGCCACCATATGGCCCCCAGTGTGACTTTTGATGACCACCACCACAACTCGAGTCACCATGCTATGGGCCACAGTGAGAC CTTTGACCACCATGACAACTCAAGCCACCATGATATGGGCCACAGTGTGACCTTTGATGACCACCATGACAACTCGAGCCACCACGATGACATGGGCCACAGCCTGACCCTAGACTACCTAAATTACAACTCTAGTCATGATGACTACGTGGACCACAGTGAGACCTTGGACTACATGGCGGACTTGGAAAAGGACCACAAGGTGACCTCCAGTTACAATGTATCAAGCAATCAGAGCAGCAGTGTGGTGGAGGATCACAGTGACTCTAAGGGCCAAGTTCACCAGGACAACGCAACTGTTTAA